From Novipirellula galeiformis, the proteins below share one genomic window:
- a CDS encoding glycosyltransferase family 4 protein — MSSPTHPHLIVACHAWYDDMIGGSFRLASEFAIDLANRGHRVSYVCCAAPGKECLPAQEVVDGVQVHRYSPPAAGTSGRGRMAHHVQQTRMLVEQLDAKNPIVAVSSHSPLQGLGAAKALHSRKNVLINYTVHSPFDDELLSNVAGNISIATRLSIWMAGRVERRNCALADRVQTLSQFTMDQIAKKYGSVVKGKGIVAPGWVETERFQPAEDRGLLRSQLGGDWRTDHPLFFTLRRLENRMGLDTLVDACALLRQRGHSFRLLIGGGGPLRDELQSRIDAAELRDSVRLLGRLPETQLPLAYAAADCFVLPTRALECFGLIVLEAFACQTPVIATNVAAIPELASQQEMGWMFPPGDSVALADRMECFVTGDLQASKDLREIALNYDRSRVIDRWSELLEIPQTR; from the coding sequence ATGTCTTCTCCCACTCACCCTCACCTAATCGTCGCGTGCCATGCTTGGTACGACGACATGATCGGTGGCTCATTCCGTTTAGCGTCGGAATTCGCGATCGATCTGGCGAATCGCGGCCACCGGGTGTCCTACGTCTGTTGCGCCGCTCCGGGCAAAGAATGTCTTCCTGCCCAAGAGGTAGTCGATGGCGTGCAGGTGCATCGCTACTCACCACCCGCCGCAGGTACGAGCGGTCGCGGGCGGATGGCCCATCATGTACAGCAAACTCGCATGTTGGTGGAGCAACTTGATGCAAAGAATCCAATTGTGGCGGTGAGCAGCCACAGCCCGCTACAAGGACTCGGTGCCGCCAAGGCTCTCCACAGTCGAAAAAACGTGCTCATTAACTATACGGTTCATTCACCTTTTGATGACGAACTGTTGAGCAATGTGGCGGGTAATATCAGCATCGCCACACGACTGTCGATCTGGATGGCTGGCCGAGTGGAACGGCGTAATTGTGCTCTTGCCGATCGTGTCCAAACGCTCTCGCAATTCACGATGGATCAAATTGCAAAAAAGTACGGTAGCGTTGTGAAAGGGAAAGGAATCGTTGCTCCGGGGTGGGTGGAGACGGAACGATTCCAACCGGCCGAGGATCGCGGCCTCCTCCGGTCGCAACTGGGTGGCGATTGGCGGACCGACCACCCCTTGTTCTTTACATTGCGGCGACTCGAGAATCGAATGGGGCTCGATACACTTGTGGACGCCTGCGCATTGTTGCGTCAACGTGGGCATTCCTTTCGCTTGCTGATTGGCGGTGGCGGACCACTGCGAGACGAACTGCAATCTCGGATCGATGCCGCTGAATTGCGAGATAGCGTGCGGCTATTGGGGCGACTCCCCGAAACGCAACTCCCCTTGGCATACGCTGCAGCCGACTGCTTCGTGTTACCAACGCGTGCGCTCGAGTGCTTTGGGCTGATCGTGTTGGAAGCCTTTGCCTGCCAAACTCCCGTGATTGCAACCAACGTCGCTGCGATCCCTGAGTTAGCGTCTCAGCAGGAAATGGGATGGATGTTTCCCCCCGGTGACTCCGTCGCGTTAGCGGATCGAATGGAATGCTTT